A single region of the Vicia villosa cultivar HV-30 ecotype Madison, WI linkage group LG4, Vvil1.0, whole genome shotgun sequence genome encodes:
- the LOC131594192 gene encoding U-box domain-containing protein 6-like: MLVNTSATTPICCEVKVHRSICIELQGFIDRILHVILSIESARPNCALAIQTLCSLHFTLDKAKLVIKHCSESSKLYLAITSQKIVSRCEKIRISFELYLDQIQNTVPIPLASEICAILEDLRGTKFSLEIEDETRKVLLSLLEKEFPDSTSKEKAELEAIQVAALKLDIKSSISLLEEKENLKKQIEKVKKTNQKEKELLEYLLYLLIKYENFI; the protein is encoded by the exons ATGTTGGTCAACACCAGTGCTACAACTCCAATCTGTTGTGAAGTCAAG GTGCACCGTTCAATATGCATAGAGCTTCAAGGTTTCATTGATAGAATTTTGCATGTTATATTATCCATTGAATCTGCAAGACCAAATTGTGCCTTAGCAATTCAAACACTGTGCTCTTTGCACTTCACTTTGGATAAAGCCAAGTTAGTTATCAAACACTGTTCTGAGTCCAGTAAACTCTACCTG GCAATAACATCACAGAAGATAGTTTCAAGATGTGAAAAGATAAGAATCTCTTTTGAGTTGTACTTGGATCAGATTCAAAATACTGTTCCAATTCCATTAGCTTCTGAG ATATGTGCAATACTAGAGGATCTAAGGGGCACAAAATTTTCATTGGAAATTGAAGATGAAACTAGGAAAGTTTTACTTTCACTACTCGAGAAGGAATTTCCAGATTCAACTTCTAAAGAGAAAGCAGAACTTGAAGCTATTCAAGTTGCAGCTTTGAAGTTGGATATTAAGTCTTCAATCTCTCTCTTAGAGGAGAAAGAAAATCTTAAGAAGCAAATTGAAAAAGTCAAGAAGACAAACCAAAAGGAGAAGGAGCTTCTAGAATACCTTTTGTATTTGTTGATTAAATATgagaattttatttga
- the LOC131596607 gene encoding uncharacterized protein LOC131596607 — MSWRTLLSLHSSRYAINKLKSISNSPFPTTLFKPLPVSSFTVHRNLHSHSPELGNSLIDPSLGTHFKNDTVHRNDDEDETTNEFLSRFAWIMRKKVKESYPESDKSTVDAMLLVIVERVASEMEKDGGATAEFSSFESVDFSEDLWRTVWEVSNKVLVDMNKERKKEKMKGFLQCDEVKEMCRFAGEVGIRGNLLRELRFKWAREKMEEHEFNEDLEKLRKEGEVVEEEVENDKETETNVDGDVLVDGNVEEKKVVGLPKRKGKMRFKIYGLDLSDPKWEQVADRIHEAGEVLWPKEAKPITGKCKQVTEKILSLKKEDGDDNLLNLLAEWVELLQPARVDWINLLDRLKNQNSPFYFKVAEMVLTEDSFQTNISDYSRLIDMYAKENRIDDTERMLKKMNENGIKLDASIASVLVHMYSKIGNLERAEEALKVLNDLGFQPDTKVYNSMIMAYINAGEPTKGETLMRQMDTRDIKPTKEIYMSLLRYYSQRGDFDRASRTSTSLQFAGHQQTMETCTLLIEAAAVSGDLDKVSSNFDHMVQLGHKPDDRCTAAMISAYEKTNLLDKALDLLLTLEKDGFEPGVATYSVLIDWLAKMQLVDEAEQILNKIALLGEAPPFKVQVSLCDMYARTKMEKKALQTLGVLIARKNELKELEFQRVIAGLVGGGFMRDAQRMLGIMEAQGFKPSGQLISALKSGDLLLSMRS; from the exons ATGAGTTGGAGAACTTTACTTTCACTTCATTCTTCAAGATACGCAATCAACAAACTCAAATCAATCTCAAATTCCCCATTTCCCACAACACTCTTCAAACCACTACCCGTTTCATCATTCACCGTTCACCGTAACCTTCATTCCCATTCCCCGGAACTCGGTAACTCGTTAATCGATCCATCACTCGGTACTCACTTCAAAAACGACACCGTTCATCGAAACGACGATGAAGACGAAACAACCAACGAGTTCCTCTCACGATTCGCGTGGATTATGCGGAAGAAGGTGAAGGAATCGTATCCCGAGAGCGACAAGAGCACTGTTGATGCGATGTTACTTGTGATTGTGGAAAGAGTTGCTTCGGAAATGGAGAAGGATGGTGGTGCGACGGCGGAATTTTCGTCTTTTGAATCGGTGGATTTCAGTGAGGATCTTTGGAGGACTGTGTGGGAGGTTAGTAATAAGGTGTTGGTTGATATGAATAAAGAGAGGAAGAAGGAGAAAATGAAAGGGTTTTTGCAGTGTGATGAGGTGAAAGAGATGTGTAGGTTCGCCGGTGAGGTTGGTATTCGGGGTAATTTGCTTCGAGAGCTTAGGTTTAAATGGGCGCGCGAGAAAATGGAGGAACACGAGTTTAATGAGGATTTGGAGAAATTGAGGAAAGAGGGAGAGgttgttgaagaagaagttgAAAATGATAAGGAAACTGAAACTAATGTTGATGGTGATGTTCTTGTTGATGGCAATGTTGAGGAGAAGAAGGTTGTTGGGCTTCCgaagaggaaagggaaaatgagGTTTAAGATATATGGGCTTGATTTATCTGATCCTAAATGGGAGCAAGTTGCGGATAGGATTCATGAGGCGGGAGAAGTTCTTTGGCCGAAGGAGGCAAAGCCGATAACTGGGAAATGCAAACAAGTTACTGAGAAAATTTTGTCGTTGAAGAAGGAGGATGGGGATGATAATTTGTTAAACCTGTTGGCTGAGTGGGTAGAGCTTCTACAGCCTGCTAGGGTGGATTGGATCAATTTGCTTGATAGGTTGAAAAACCAGAATTCTCCTTTTTACTTCAAG GTGGCAGAAATGGTATTGACCGAagattctttccaaacaaatataTCTGACTACTCTAGGCTTATTGATATGTATGCTAAAGAGAACCGCATTGATGATACCGAGAGGATGCTtaagaagatgaatgaaaatgGTATAAAGCTAGATGCTTCGATAGCCAGTGTGTTGGTTCACATGTACAGCAAGATAGGTAATCTGGAACGTGCAGAAGAAGCATTGAAAGTCTTGAATGATCTGGGTTTCCAACCAGACACTAAAGTCTACAACTCAATGATCATGGCCTATATAAATGCCGGTGAACCTACAAAAGGCGAGACACTGATGAGGCAGATGGACACCCGAGATATTAAGCCCACAAAGGAAATATACATGTCATTGCTCAGATACTATTCCCAACGTGGTGACTTTGATCGTGCTTCACGAACTTCAACATCTCTGCAGTTTGCAGGACACCAGCAGACTATGGAGACATGCACCCTGCTCATTGAAGCAGCTGCAGTTTCAGGTGACCTAGATAAGGTAAGCTCCAATTTTGACCACATGGTACAACTTGGGCATAAGCCTGATGATAGGTGCACTGCTGCCATGATTAGTGCTTATGAGAAGACAAATTTATTGGACAAAGCATTGGATCTTCTTTTGACGTTAGAGAAGGATGGGTTTGAGCCTGGGGTTGCAACTTATTCTGTTCTTATTGATTGGCTGGCCAAAATGCAGCTTGTTGATGAAGCTGAACAGATTTTAAACAAAATTGCTCTGCTGGGTGAGGCTCCTCCTTTTAAGGTTCAAGTTAGTCTCTGTGATATGTATGCAAGgactaaaatggagaaaaagGCCCTTCAAACACTAGGCGTTCTAATAGCTAGGAAGAACGAATTAAAAGAACTCGAGTTTCAGAGGGTTATAGCCGGCCTTGTTGGTGGCGGGTTTATGCGGGACGCACAAAGAATGCTTGGGATCATGGAGGCACAGGGTTTCAAACCATCTGGACAGCTTATTTCAGCCCTTAAATCTGGCGACTTACTATTAAGTATGAGGTCATGA
- the LOC131596606 gene encoding FACT complex subunit SSRP1, whose protein sequence is MTDGHLFNNITLGGRGGTNPGQIKIYSGGILWKRQGGGKSIDVDKADIMGVTWMKVPKTNQLGVQIKDGLFYKFTGFRDQDVVSLTNFFQNTFGVTVVEKQLSVTGRNWGEVDLNGNMLAFMVGSKQAFEVSLADVSQTNLQGKNDVILEFHVDDTTGANEKDSLMEMSFHIPSSNTQFVGDENRPSAQVFRDKIMSMADVGAGGEDAVVTFDGIAILTPRGRYSVELHLSFLRLQGQANDFKIQYSSVVRLFLLPKSNQPHTFVIISLDPPIRKGQTLYPHIVMQFETDTVVDSELAISEDLYNSKYKDKLELSYKGLIHEVFTTVLRGLSGGKVTKPGKFRSCQDGYAVKSSLKAEDGILYPLEKSFFFLPKPPTLILHEEIDYVEFERHAAGGSNMHYFDLLIRLKSEQEHLFRNIQRNEYHNLYEFISSKGLKIMNLADAQPTVTGVAKVLENDDDDAVDPHLERIRNEAGGDESDEEDSDFVIDKDDGGSPTDDSGGDDSDASQSGGETEKPSKKEPKKDLSSSASTSKKKSKDADVDGVKKKQKKKKDPNAPKRALSGFMFFSQMERENLRKTNPGISFTDVGRVLGEKWKNLSAEEKEPYEAKAQADKKRYQDELSGYKNPQPMNIDSGNESDSA, encoded by the exons ATGACAGACGGTCATCTCTTCAACAATATCACCCTCGGCGGCCGCGGTGGCACG AATCCGGGGCAGATAAAAATATATTCTGGAGGGATTTTATGGAAGAGACAGGGAGGTGGTAAATCGATTGATGTTGATAAGGCGGATATAATGGGTGTAACATGGATGAAGGTTCCAAAGACCAATCAACTTGGTGTTCAGATTAAAGATGGGCTGTTCTACAAATTCACCGGTTTTCGTGATCAG GATGTTGTAAGCTTGACCAATTTTTTCCAAAACACCTTTGGTGTAACTGTTGTGGAGAAGCAACTTTCTGTTACTGGGCGCAATTGGGGAGAAGTTGACCTAAACG gaaatatgcTGGCTTTCATGGTTGGTTCAAAGCAAGCTTTTGAGGTGTCTTTAGCAGATGTCTCTCAGACAAACCTTCAAGGAAAAAATGATGTGATATTGGAGTTTCATGTGGATGACACAACTGGAGCAAACGAG AAAGATTCTTTGATGGAGATGAGTTTCCACATACCAAGTTCCAACACCCAGTTTGTTGGTGATGAAAATCGCCCTTCTGCTCAG GTTTTCCGTGATAAAATAATGTCTATGGCTGATGTTGGTGCTGGAGGAGAAGACGCTGTTGTTACATTTGATGGTATTGCAATCCTTACACCAAG agGACGATACAGTGTTGAGTTACACCTGTCATTCTTACGACTTCAAGGACAGGCTAACGATTTCAAAATCCAGTACAGCAGTGTGGTTCGCTTATTTTTACTTCCTAAG TCTAATCAGCCGCATACCTTTGTCATTATTAGTCTTGACCCCCCTATTCGGAAGGGACAAACTTTGTACCCTCACATTGTGATGCAG TTTGAAACTGATACTGTGGTCGATAGTGAATTGGCGATAAGTGAAGATCTTTATAACTCAAAATACAAAGACAAGTTGGAGCTGTCTTACAAG GGGCTTATCCATGAAGTGTTCACCACAGTATTACGTGGTTTGTCTGGGGGCAAAGTTACTAAGCCTGGAAAATTTAGGAGTTGTCAAGACGGTTATGCAGTGAAATCATCTTTGAAAGCTGAAGATGGAATTCTGTATCCCCTCGAGAAGAGCTTCTTCTTTCTACCTAAACCTCCCACTCTTATTCTTCATGAAGAG ATTGACTATGTGGAATTTGAGAGACATGCTGCTGGTGGTTCAAACATGCATTATTTTGACCTTCTTATCAGACTAAAATCTGAGCAAGAGCATCTCTTCCGTAATATTCAGAGAAATGAGTACCACAATTTGTATGAATTTATCAG TTCAAAGGGCTTGAAAATTATGAATTTAGCTGATGCCCAACCAACTGTTACTGGTGTGGCTAAGGTTCTTGAGAATGATGACGATGATGCTGTTGATCCACATCTTGAGCGCATCAGAAATGAAGCTGGTGGAGATGAAAGTGACGAGGAG GATTCAGATTTTGTTATCGACAAGGATGATGGAGGTTCTCCTACTGATGATTCTGGTGGAGATGACTCTGATGCTAGCCAAAGTGGTGGTGAGACAGAG AAGCCTAGCAAGAAGGAACCAAAGAAGGACTTGTCTTCTTCGGCATCCACTTCTAAGAAGAAATCAAAAGATGCTGATGTTGATGGAGtaaagaagaaacagaagaagaaaaaggacCCAAATGCACCTAAAAGGGCACTGTCTGGTTTCATGTTCTTTTCTCAGATGGAAAGAGAG AATCTAAGGAAAACTAATCCTGGAATTTCATTTACGGATGTGGGAAGAGTACTTGGAGAGAAATGGAAAAACCTGTCAG CGGAGGAGAAAGAACCTTACGAGGCAAAAGCCCAAGCGGATAAAAAGCGTTACCAGGATGAGCTTAGTGGTTACAAGAATCCTCAACCTATGAATATTGATTCCGGAAATGAATCTGACAGTGCCTAA